One segment of Peromyscus leucopus breed LL Stock chromosome 5, UCI_PerLeu_2.1, whole genome shotgun sequence DNA contains the following:
- the LOC114700630 gene encoding histone H2B type 1-C/E/F/G/I: protein MPEPAKSAPAPKKGSKKAVTKAQKKDGKKRKRSRKESYSVYVYKVLKQVHPDTGISSKAMGIMNSFVNDIFERIAGEASRLAHYNKRSTITSREIQTAVRLLLPGELAKHAVSEGTKAVTKYTSSK from the coding sequence ATGCCTGAGCCTGCGAAGTCCGCTCCCGCCCCGAAGAAGGGCTCCAAGAAGGCCGTGACCAAAGCCCAGAAGAAGGACGGCAAGAAGCGCAAGCGCAGCCGCAAGGAGAGCTACTCGGTGTACGTGTACAAGGTGCTGAAGCAGGTGCACCCCGACACGGGCATCTCGTCCAAGGCCATGGGCATCATGAACTCGTTCGTCAACGACATCTTCGAGCGCATCGCGGGCGAGGCGTCGCGCCTGGCGCACTACAACAAGCGCTCGACCATCACGTCCCGGGAGATCCAGACGGCCGTGCGCCTGCTGCTGCCCGGGGAGCTGGCCAAGCACGCCGTGTCCGAGGGCACCAAGGCCGTCACCAAGTACACCAGCTCCAAGTGA
- the LOC114700526 gene encoding histone H2A type 1-B yields the protein MSGRGKQGGKARAKAKTRSSRAGLQFPVGRVHRLLRKGNYSERVGAGAPVYLAAVLEYLTAEILELAGNAARDNKKTRIIPRHLQLAIRNDEELNKLLGRVTIAQGGVLPNIQAVLLPKKTESHHKAKGK from the coding sequence ATGTCTGGACGCGGCAAGCAGGGCGGCAAGGCTCGCGCCAAGGCCAAGACCCGCTCGTCCCGGGCCGGCCTGCAGTTCCCCGTGGGCCGCGTGCACCGGCTCCTCCGCAAGGGCAACTACTCGGAGCGGGTGGGCGCCGGCGCCCCGGTCTACCTGGCGGCCGTGCTGGAGTACCTGACGGCCGAgatcctggagctggctggcaacGCGGCCCGCGACAACAAGAAGACGCGCATCATCCCGCGCCACCTGCAGCTGGCCATCCGCAACGACGAGGAGCTCAACAAGCTGCTGGGCCGCGTCACCATCGCGCAGGGCGGCGTCCTGCCCAACATCCAGGCGGTGCTGCTGCCCAAGAAGACCGAGAGCCACCACAAGGCCAAGGGGAAATAA
- the LOC114700679 gene encoding histone H4 — MSGRGKGGKGLGKGGAKRHRKVLRDNIQGITKPAIRRLARRGGVKRISGLIYEETRGVLKVFLENVIRDAVTYTEHAKRKTVTAMDVVYALKRQGRTLYGFGG; from the coding sequence ATGTCTGGTCGCGGCAAAGGCGGGAAGGGCCTGGGCAAGGGCGGCGCCAAGCGCCACCGCAAAGTCCTGCGCGACAACATCCAGGGCATCACCAAGCCCGCCATCCGCCGCCTGGCCCGGCGCGGCGGCGTCAAGCGCATCTCCGGCCTCATCTACGAGGAGACCCGCGGGGTGCTGAAGGTCTTCCTGGAGAACGTGATCCGCGACGCCGTCACCTACACGGAGCACGCCAAGCGCAAGACCGTCACGGCCATGGACGTGGTCTACGCGCTCAAGCGCCAGGGACGCACGCTCTACGGCTTCGGCGGCTGA
- the LOC114700647 gene encoding histone H2B type 1-K — MPEPAKSAPAPKKGSKKAVTKAQKKDGKKRKRSRKESYSVYVYKVLKQVHPDTGISSKAMGIMNSFVNDIFERIAGEASRLAHYNKRSTITSREIQTAVRLLLPGELAKHAVSEGTKAVTKYTSAK; from the coding sequence ATGCCTGAGCCTGCAAAGTCCGCTCCCGCCCCGAAGAAGGGCTCCAAGAAGGCCGTGACCAAGGCGCAGAAGAAGGACGGCAAGAAGCGCAAGCGCAGCCGCAAGGAGAGCTACTCGGTGTACGTGTACAAGGTGCTGAAGCAGGTGCACCCCGACACGGGCATCTCGTCCAAGGCCATGGGCATCATGAACTCGTTCGTCAACGACATCTTCGAGCGCATCGCGGGCGAGGCGTCGCGCCTGGCGCACTACAACAAGCGCTCGACCATCACGTCCCGGGAGATCCAGACGGCCGTGCGCCTGCTGCTGCCCGGGGAGCTGGCCAAGCACGCCGTGTCCGAGGGCACCAAGGCCGTCACCAAGTACACTAGCGCCAAGTAA
- the LOC119086086 gene encoding histone H2A type 1-H yields the protein MSGRGKQGGKARAKAKTRSSRAGLQFPVGRVHRLLRKGNYSERVGAGAPVYLAAVLEYLTAEILELAGNAARDNKKTRIIPRHLQLAIRNDEELNKLLGRVTIAQGGVLPNIQAVLLPKKTESHHKAK from the coding sequence ATGTCTGGACGCGGCAAGCAGGGCGGCAAGGCTCGTGCCAAGGCCAAGACCCGCTCGTCCCGGGCCGGCCTGCAGTTCCCCGTGGGCCGCGTGCACCGGCTGCTCCGCAAGGGCAACTACTCGGAGCGGGTGGGCGCCGGCGCCCCGGTCTACCTGGCGGCCGTGCTGGAGTACCTGACGGCCGAgatcctggagctggctggcaacGCGGCCCGCGACAACAAGAAGACGCGCATCATCCCGCGCCACCTGCAGCTGGCCATCCGCAACGACGAGGAGCTCAACAAGCTGCTGGGCCGCGTCACCATCGCGCAGGGCGGCGTCCTGCCCAACATCCAGGCGGTGCTGCTGCCCAAGAAGACCGAGAGCCACCACAAGGCCAAATGA